TTATTAATGCCGTCACGGCTTACCACCTGCTGCGCAAGCATACAGGCTTGATGGAGGCATTCCTGAGTCGGCTCTGGGACATGCGCCAGCTCTTGGATACGCTTCGTCCAAGCGGTGATATCCACTGCGCCTTCGTGGTCGATTGGGTGGTCTTGCCTGACTTTAACCATTTAGAGTTTCAGCCCCTTGACTATGCAGACGGTGGGTTAAAGATACCTGAAGAGAGATAACGATCTCCCCGATCGCAAATTATGGCGACAATGACGGCATTTTCCACTTTTTGACTAATTTCTAATGCAGCCGCGACCGCACCACCGGAAGAAACCCCACAAAAAATACCCTCTTTTCGGGCTAAATCACGCATGGTGTCTTCGGCAAGCCGCTGAGACATATTAACCACTAGGTCGATATCCTCATCATTAAATATCGAAGGTAAATACGCTTTCGGCCAACGACGAATACCCGGAATAGCGGCTCCTTCTTCCGGCTGCAGGCCAACAATCTGAACGTTTGCGTTCTGCTCTTTAAGATAACGCGAGACCCCCATAATGGTGCCAGTGGTTCCCATAGAGCTGACAAAGTGGGTAACCATACCAGCCGTTTGAGACCAAATCTCCGGCCCGGTTCCGCCGTAATGAGCCAACGGGTTGTCGCTGTTACCAAATTGGTCGAGCACTATACCCCGGCCTTCACTCTCCATTTTCTGCGCAAGATCACGAGCACCCTCCATGCCTTTGTCCTTAGACACCAAGATTAATTCGGCACCATAGGCCGCCATTGAGGCCTTGCGTTCGTCAGTAGCATTTTCGGGCATGATCAAAATCATACTATAACCCTTCACGGCTGCAGCCATGGCCAAGGCTATACCCGTGTTACCGCTTGTCGCCTCGATTAACGTATCACCGGGCTGTATCCGTCCCCGGGACTCAGCATGGTTGATCATCGACAAAGCCGGACGATCTTTCACTGAACCCGCCGGGTTATTGCCCTCAAGTTTCACCAGAACCGTATTGCGCTCGGTTCCGGCCAATCGCTGAAGCCGCACCAGCGGCGTCTGACCAATGCAGGATTCAATGGTAGGAAATTCCTTCATCCTTGTTGTGTCTCACCCAGGTTTGTTGTTTGCTTTTGCACTTTATTCTACTGTAGCTATTCGTTTACCATTAGCGCCGAACGATCGCGCGCTAGCAAGGATTGGTACTCAGTCTGAAGCGACTTACTTTGCTTAACAAATGGCTTAGCTCGTAGGGAGCGCAATTCTAGCAGTTCTACTTCCTAAATATCGTCTTTTTGCCTATGCTATCCGGGAATTTGAAAGTGAAACCGATAACAATGCAGACACCTTACCCACAGGTTCGTTACCCGTAAATTCGCGTTACAGATTCGCGCACCCTTTTCCTCCAAGGCCATTAGATGTCTAGAAATCGAGCAATCAATACAAAACTGGTTCAGTTAATCCTAATACCCTGCTCCTTTGCACTACTCGGGCTTGCGATTCTCTTCTACTTGTTGCAGAGCCAGTTTTTACAGGAACGCAAAGAACAACACGACAACTTCCTCGATACGCTGCTAATTAACTTCGCCACACAGCAACATCATGCCACCTCGCTGGAAGCATTTAGCGATACAATCCTAAGTATGGAAGGCAGTTTGTCCTTCGCGCTATTGAACAATGAATTAGAACCCGTGTGGGAACGAGGCATTCCCCTAAAGCCTTACCAGATAGACTACCTAGAGCAGCATGTATCCAACGAAATCGGCCGCCAAAACCGCTGTATAGAGCGCAAATGTTATTTAATTATCCCCCCTCCCGAAGCGAGCCTTGATGCACTAACAGCCCCCATTGCCAATGCCAGTTTTTTCCTAGTGGTCACAGACAACCTCGGGCACTCCTTGGCTCGCTATCAGTTTTTGCTAGCGTTAGTTCTAGGCTTAGCCATTTGTATGGTGCTAGCCGGAATACTATTGAACCAATTTAAATGTAAAATCATTATGCCCCTAGAAAATATACACTCGGGTATTCGCGAATACATTAACGGTCGCTACGGGAAAAACATTGTCGTTGAGCAAGAAGATATTTACGGCGACTTGGTCGAAGACATTAACGAATTAGCCACGCTGCAAAAAACCTCACAGGAAGATTTGCAAAAAAATATTGACCAATCAACGTCCGAGCTTCGAGAAACCCTAGAAACAGTCGAAATTCAAAACATTGAACTTGATATCGCCCGTAAAACCGCGCTAGAAAGTAGCCGAGTTAAATCGGAGTTTCTAGCCAACACTAGCCACGAAATCCGCACCCCGCTAAATGGCATTATCGGCTTTTCCGAGTTACTGAAAAAAACCGTAATGAATTCACAGCAGGCAGAGTACCTAGAGACAATTGATGAGTCGGCCAAAGGGCTGCTAACCATCATTAACGACATTCTAGATTTTTCGCGCCTCGAAATAGGCAAGCTTACACTTGAATATAAACCCGTTCGATTACGGCAGGTAATTGAAGAGTCTCTGCGTTTACAAGCGCCCTCCGCACACGAAAAAAAATTGCGCTTACTCACCATTATCGATCACGACATTCCCGAGCACCTACTGGGCGACCCGCTGCGTTTAAAACAGGTCTTGACCAACTTGCTTTCCAATGCCATTAAATTTACCAATACCGGCCACATACTCATCAGCGTCGGCAAGGAAGACCGCGCAGACAACCAAATCTCTCTACAATTTCGTATCACCGATAGCGGCATCGGCTTGAATCAGGCCCAACAAGACAAATTATTCGACGCTTTTACGCAATTGGATTCGAGCGAAAGCCGTGCTCACGGCGGCACAGGATTAGGACTTGCCATTGCCAAAGGGCTTGTTGATCGCATGCACGGCCAAATCGGTGTAGACAGCGAACCCGGTAAAGGCGCGACCTTCTGGTTTTCCTCCACCTTGGGCCGCAACCCAAATGCCGCTAATACCTCAGGCTATTTAACCGGAACACTGCGCAACGTACGCGCCATGGTTTACGACTGTTCCTCCATGAGCCGTACGGAAATCACTCATTACATGCGCGGCTGGGGAGCCGAAATAAACGAGATATCTAGGTTCGAAGATATTGATGAAAAAACCGCCTATGCCTGCCGTTCGGGGCAAATACATTTAGCCATCGTCGACGCGCAGGTAAACGATAAAACCTTCGACAAGCTCAAGCTGCGTAAGATTATTGACGTGCTCAACTTAGACTACTCCATTCCGGTTATTGTTTTGGCATCACCCTCCATTCAGCGCCTTATAGAACCTGCCATTACCGGTACTCACTCGGTCATATTACAGCGCCCGATATTATGTAACCGCCTACATCAAACGGTATGCGAACAACTAGGCATTATCATTCCGGACACTGAGCAGGAAATGGCACCTTCACAGGGGGTAGTAACAGAGCCCAACAAACAAACACGCATTCTGGCCGTAGACGATAATCCGGCAAATCTGCGACTGGTCAGTGAACTACTAAAAGACATTGACGTTGATGTAACATCCGTCGATAACGGAGCCGACGCAGTAAAGCTCTGCGACTCCACCAGTTTTGACTTAATATTAATGGATATCCAAATGCCGGGGATGGACGGTATCGAAGCAACCAAGGAACTGCGTAAGCGTGAAAAACCAGACCACCGCACGCCAGTTGTTGCTCTCACTGCTCACGCCGCCAACGAGCAGAAATCAAAACTTCTTCTAGCCGGTATGGACGACTATCTCACCAAACCGGTGAGTGAAAATGAACTTCGGCACATTATTGACCGCTGGGTATCGCGCAACCCCTACAAGCGAACGGAACCCCCTATCATCAGAGCTTCAACACCGAGCCCGGACGCCGAGTTAATCGACAACGAACCAGATGAATCAGAAAAACTTATTAACATTCAGCATTCACTGGAGCTGGCCAAAAATAAGCCTGATCTCGCCCGAGATATGCTCAACATGCTCCTAGATTCACTACCGGTAACTCGTACCAACATTGAAACTTACCTTAGCGAAGGCAACCACAAGGAATTACAGGAAACCATCCATAAACTGCACGGTGGTTGCTGCTATTGCGGCGTTCCACGGCTAAAAAAGTACAGCGCAGAGCTGGATGCCAAAATGCAAAGCGCACTGGAAAAGGACGAAGTGACCCCCTTACTTGAAGAAAAAGTTGCGCATTTACTTAGCGTTATTAATCAGCAGCTGGAATGGCAGGCCTCTGTCGAGGTCGAAGCACTTTTTTCTGATGAAGACTGATGATCATCAGACTTCTCCTGAAAAGTATGTTGCTACCGCCACTTTGCCAAATTATATTGGCAGGCGCCGGGCTCTGGCTGTTACGGCGGCATCCAGCCACGGGAAAAGCGTTGATCGCTACTAGCCTTACCAGCTTATTTGCTCTTGCGACGCCTCTCGCCAGCAACGCTCTGCACGCGCGCTTAGAAAACACACCGGCCCTCTCACCCGAAACACTGCCTAGTATTGACGCCCAGGCCATTGTCGTATTGACCGGCGCCCAAAATAACGATACTCCGGAATTTGGTCACCCAATTTCCTCCGGTGAAGCTTTAATGCGACTGAGATACGCTGCTTTCCTGCAGCGCCGTACGCAATTACCTTTATTAGTGACAGGTGGCTTCACAGCAGGCGAAACCACCACAAGTCTCGCCCACACAGCAGCATTCGATTTACAGGACGGATTTCAAGTAACACCCGAATGGCTGGAAAGTAGCAGCAGAACAACCGACGAAAACGCTAAATTCAGTTACGACATGTTAGCGGCAATAAATATCGATAAAATTTTACTCGTATCAAGCGCATATCACATGCCGAGAGCACAACTATTATTCGAAGCAGCCGGGTTTGAGGTTGTGCCAGCACCGACCTATTTTGTCTCTCAACAACCGTTTCGGTTTCACCAGCTCATTCCAAGTGCACGCGCACTCAGTGACAGCACCCAAGCCTTACACGAATGGTTAGGATTACTCTATTACAGAGTGAAAACTACCTAAACAACTCGCGACTCTGTAATGGTTTACCTCCCAAGAGATTGGCAAGCGCGATTCTAGCTAACCTTTTGGCGGCCGCACGCGTTGGCGGCGAGGACCAACTTTGATTACCGATGAGCACAATCTCGCTCGCGGTAAAAATGTCACTCTGAGCAGCAGGCGTTGTGGCCTCGACCACAACGGGCCTAAAGCCATGGTCATAGCGGTAATGAATTTTAGATCCGTCAACAATGGGCTTACCTACTACATCTTCTGTAAAGTTCACCGCGTAACCCAATTCTTCTATCAAATGAAATTCAAACTGCCTTAACGCAATATCTTCCTCACCAGATTCCGCTAGTGCCAAGCGACTCAAACAAAGTCCGTAAGCGTCAAACAAATTGATATTCGCGTCATCCGTCGCAAGCAAACGCTGCAACAATTCATTGACGTAAAGCCCGCAAAACAGCTTTACGCCTTTCGCTAACAGTTGCGGGCTCACTTGTTCGTAGTGGGTAAGGTTTTTAAGTCCAGATTTACCCGAAAAATTGATCACAAAAGGGGTAAAAGCCTGTGGACGAACAACGCCGGGAGACTTTCGCTTAGGCATACGCAGCGCCGCTGTAAAACGGCCGTGTTCGCGTGTAAAGAGTTCAATAAGAATTCGACTATCGGTGTAGTCGCGGTGGTGCAGAATATAGGCAGGGTGGTGCTCTACCTTAATCATCAAAACCAAGGCTACGTAGGGCGCGCTCATCGTCTGACCAGCCACGCCTCACTTTTACCCAGAGGTTAAGCATTACTTTTGAATCGAAGAGCTTTTCCATATCAAGCCTTGCCTGCTGACCAATTTGCTTGATACGGTCGCCTTTATCGCCAATCAACATTCTTTTCTGACCCGATCTCTCCACCAAAATCGCGGCGCTAATGGTAATAAGATTACCCTCTTCCACGAACTCTTCAATTTCGACCGCAGACTGATATGGCACCTCATCCCCTAGCTGGCGGGTAATCTTCTCACGGACTATCTCAGACGCCAGAAAGCGTGAGTTTTTATCGGTAATCTGGTCTTCAGGAAAATAGTGTTCGCCCTCTGGCAGGCGCTCGACAACCAGCCGTTCCAACTGATCTAGATTTTGCATTTTCAATGCAGAAATTGGCACCAACTCGGCCTTAGGCATGCGCTCGGCTAACTTTTGTAGGTGAGGCAATAGGTCGGATTTATTTTCTATTTGATCAACCTTATTGATAGCAACAATTATGGGGCAGTCAACATTATTTACCTGCTGCTCTACCCAGTCGTCCTCTTCCGTCCACTGTTTTTTATCCACCACAAAAATCACAACATCCACATCCTTCAATGCGGAGGAAGCGGTTTTATTCATAAATTTGTTGATGGCTTTTTCTTGGCCTTTGTGAATACCAGGAGTATCCACAAACAACATCTGTACGTGCCCAACAGTTTTAATGCCAAGCACGTTATTGCGTGTAGTTTGCGGCTTGCGGGAAGTAATGCTGATTTTTTGTTCCAGCAGATGATTTAACAGTGTCGATTTACCTACATTAGGTCGGCCGACAATGGCTATATAGCCGGATACAGATTTACTGGGCATCATAAACTCTTGAACGTATTAAATGGCATTGGACGGTACCTCTCTTCATTGATTTTAGCCTCTGGCTTTGCCCGTGATTCTTGCATACGGAAAAACTTACGGGCATGTAGTGGCTAGAGGAAAGCATTAACGCCGTGCTGAGCCCAAGAGCAACTGATAGTATTGCTCTTAGCTTAAACCTAAAATCTGCAACATTTTTTGTGCCGCTAGCTTTTCAGCTTGGCGCTTACTGCTAGCAATGGCTTTGGTAGAATCTAAACCACGACCAACCTCACAACATATCTCAAACTCTGGAGAATGAGAGTCCCCAAGACAACGTAATACTCGGTACTGCGGCAGCGGTTTTTTTCGTTCTTGGAGATATTCCTGCAAGCGCGTTTTTGCGTCTTTTTCGGTTTGCTCTGGCGAAACCTGTTCAAGTCGGGTCGCATACCACGACAACACAATATCCCGACAGACCTCCATGCCAGACTCAAGATAAATGGCCCCAAGAAGAGCTTCTACGGTATCGGCAAGAATCGAAGCCCGTCGAAACCCGCCGCTTTTCATTTCACCCTCGCCGAGAAAAAGGAACTCCCCTAACTTAAAATCGCGTGCAATTTCAGCAAGTGTTTCGCCCTTTACTAAAGTTGCCCTGAGACGGGTGAGGTCACCTTCTCGAGCATGGGGAAAACGATTAAATAGGCTTTCAGCAATGAAAAAATTCAGCAGTGAATCACCTAAAAATTCCATGCGCTCGTTATTTTCTTTCCCAACACTACGATGGGACAACGCTCTGACCAACAAAGATTGATCGTTAAACTCGTAGCCCAATGCCGCGCTGAGCTGCGCT
The Teredinibacter franksiae DNA segment above includes these coding regions:
- the rnc gene encoding ribonuclease III, whose translation is MSILSNLNKAQLSAALGYEFNDQSLLVRALSHRSVGKENNERMEFLGDSLLNFFIAESLFNRFPHAREGDLTRLRATLVKGETLAEIARDFKLGEFLFLGEGEMKSGGFRRASILADTVEALLGAIYLESGMEVCRDIVLSWYATRLEQVSPEQTEKDAKTRLQEYLQERKKPLPQYRVLRCLGDSHSPEFEICCEVGRGLDSTKAIASSKRQAEKLAAQKMLQILGLS
- the recO gene encoding DNA repair protein RecO — its product is MSAPYVALVLMIKVEHHPAYILHHRDYTDSRILIELFTREHGRFTAALRMPKRKSPGVVRPQAFTPFVINFSGKSGLKNLTHYEQVSPQLLAKGVKLFCGLYVNELLQRLLATDDANINLFDAYGLCLSRLALAESGEEDIALRQFEFHLIEELGYAVNFTEDVVGKPIVDGSKIHYRYDHGFRPVVVEATTPAAQSDIFTASEIVLIGNQSWSSPPTRAAAKRLARIALANLLGGKPLQSRELFR
- the era gene encoding GTPase Era → MPSKSVSGYIAIVGRPNVGKSTLLNHLLEQKISITSRKPQTTRNNVLGIKTVGHVQMLFVDTPGIHKGQEKAINKFMNKTASSALKDVDVVIFVVDKKQWTEEDDWVEQQVNNVDCPIIVAINKVDQIENKSDLLPHLQKLAERMPKAELVPISALKMQNLDQLERLVVERLPEGEHYFPEDQITDKNSRFLASEIVREKITRQLGDEVPYQSAVEIEEFVEEGNLITISAAILVERSGQKRMLIGDKGDRIKQIGQQARLDMEKLFDSKVMLNLWVKVRRGWSDDERALRSLGFDD
- the cysM gene encoding cysteine synthase CysM, which translates into the protein MKEFPTIESCIGQTPLVRLQRLAGTERNTVLVKLEGNNPAGSVKDRPALSMINHAESRGRIQPGDTLIEATSGNTGIALAMAAAVKGYSMILIMPENATDERKASMAAYGAELILVSKDKGMEGARDLAQKMESEGRGIVLDQFGNSDNPLAHYGGTGPEIWSQTAGMVTHFVSSMGTTGTIMGVSRYLKEQNANVQIVGLQPEEGAAIPGIRRWPKAYLPSIFNDEDIDLVVNMSQRLAEDTMRDLARKEGIFCGVSSGGAVAAALEISQKVENAVIVAIICDRGDRYLSSGIFNPPSA
- a CDS encoding response regulator; its protein translation is MSRNRAINTKLVQLILIPCSFALLGLAILFYLLQSQFLQERKEQHDNFLDTLLINFATQQHHATSLEAFSDTILSMEGSLSFALLNNELEPVWERGIPLKPYQIDYLEQHVSNEIGRQNRCIERKCYLIIPPPEASLDALTAPIANASFFLVVTDNLGHSLARYQFLLALVLGLAICMVLAGILLNQFKCKIIMPLENIHSGIREYINGRYGKNIVVEQEDIYGDLVEDINELATLQKTSQEDLQKNIDQSTSELRETLETVEIQNIELDIARKTALESSRVKSEFLANTSHEIRTPLNGIIGFSELLKKTVMNSQQAEYLETIDESAKGLLTIINDILDFSRLEIGKLTLEYKPVRLRQVIEESLRLQAPSAHEKKLRLLTIIDHDIPEHLLGDPLRLKQVLTNLLSNAIKFTNTGHILISVGKEDRADNQISLQFRITDSGIGLNQAQQDKLFDAFTQLDSSESRAHGGTGLGLAIAKGLVDRMHGQIGVDSEPGKGATFWFSSTLGRNPNAANTSGYLTGTLRNVRAMVYDCSSMSRTEITHYMRGWGAEINEISRFEDIDEKTAYACRSGQIHLAIVDAQVNDKTFDKLKLRKIIDVLNLDYSIPVIVLASPSIQRLIEPAITGTHSVILQRPILCNRLHQTVCEQLGIIIPDTEQEMAPSQGVVTEPNKQTRILAVDDNPANLRLVSELLKDIDVDVTSVDNGADAVKLCDSTSFDLILMDIQMPGMDGIEATKELRKREKPDHRTPVVALTAHAANEQKSKLLLAGMDDYLTKPVSENELRHIIDRWVSRNPYKRTEPPIIRASTPSPDAELIDNEPDESEKLINIQHSLELAKNKPDLARDMLNMLLDSLPVTRTNIETYLSEGNHKELQETIHKLHGGCCYCGVPRLKKYSAELDAKMQSALEKDEVTPLLEEKVAHLLSVINQQLEWQASVEVEALFSDED
- a CDS encoding YdcF family protein — translated: MIATSLTSLFALATPLASNALHARLENTPALSPETLPSIDAQAIVVLTGAQNNDTPEFGHPISSGEALMRLRYAAFLQRRTQLPLLVTGGFTAGETTTSLAHTAAFDLQDGFQVTPEWLESSSRTTDENAKFSYDMLAAINIDKILLVSSAYHMPRAQLLFEAAGFEVVPAPTYFVSQQPFRFHQLIPSARALSDSTQALHEWLGLLYYRVKTT